The sequence below is a genomic window from Desulfobotulus mexicanus.
GGTCAGATCCGGGAGCGGCACCAACCGGTCTTTGTTTCCTTTGCCCTGACGAATGTGGACTTTCTGGCGTTTTGCATCAATATCCCCCACCTCAAGGGCCAGGGTTTCACCAAGGCGAAGGCCCATGGAATAGGTGGTGAGCAAAAATACCCGGTAACGATCTGTCTGGGTGGCGGAAATGATCCTTTGAATTTCATCCGGGGTGAGGATATCAGGAAGAGTGTTAACTTTGGGGGGTTTTACAATTTCAACCCATTCCCATTCTTTTTTTAGAACAAACTTCCAAAAGTGCTGAAGACCGTTTCTGTCTATCTTGATTGTACTCCATGAATGGGTTTCTACCAGATCTGCAAAATAGTCCTGTAGGTTCTCAGGCCTGAGATTGTCCGGGCAACAGTTAAAGTGACTGCTGACTCTGCGTACCGCTCTGGCATAGGCTTCAATGGTTTTTTGGGCTTTGCCCTGAAGCTTCAGGGTTTTCAGATGCTTCTCGTAAAGCCTGTTGAATTGCTCCTGTTCCTGCAGGTTCATGGTACACTCCTTCTCCAATGGGTTGTTGGGCTGCAGCTGTAGGCTGCAATTGAAGGAGTGTACCTTATTTAACTCTTTTCTGCCGCGAAGCGGCTGCGTTCAACCATATATAGAACTATAGCGTATTATTCTTTCTTGGGCATGGCTGTTTAGTTCGAGCCAGATTAGTGTATATATTAAGGAGGATTTCATGATTAATCGCCAAATGTTATCCCGACTCACTTTTGTTTTCTGTTTGGTTTTTTCTCTTTTTTTAGGAGTTAGCGGCTGTAGCACTCAGCAGGTACATGTCCAAAAATCCGATATTGCAAAGAGTCAGCCTCAACCTGCTCCGGAAGTTGCCCCGTCGCAAACAAAAGACGAACAGCAATCCGTCTTGTATCAGGAATATATAACTCCGGACCGTTTAGCATCCGCTATAGATCAATTTTGGCACAAATTCAGCGGAGACGGTGGAACTGTTGTTACGTCGCGATTGGCAGACGATGATAATGAAAAAATTCTATGGAGATATGACCAGAAGCTGGGTGCTTATGTGAAGAGCGATATTGAATTAGAAAGAGATATCTATAGTCATACATTATCTTATGACGGCAGCATCTTGGCATACAACTACCGCGAGCCCAAGCCATCCAGTAGTTTGGTTTTACTTTTCACAGCCGATGGCTCAAAAAAAATGATTGAGCTAGAAAATGTTAGAACCAGGGAATTATCAATGGCTTTTAGCCGGGATGGCGCCTATCTGGCTATCGGGGCCTTTAATCGTAATCGTGTAAAAGTGTTTGATGTAGAAACATTGGAAAAGGTTGGAAGTCTTTCGACACCAAGAATGGATGACGTAAGATTACCAGGGCCTTACTTCAGTCCTGACACAAAAACGGTGATTGTTAATGAATGGCGTCCCTCAAATGATACTAGCACAAATGATATTAGCATCGGCACCATCTACAGCTTCCCAGGTTTGGTGCGTATCAGAAGTTATGAGGAAAAAGGCGGTTTATACGGTTTTAGCTCAGAAGGAGACTATCTGTTTTTTGCCCCTCCTCGCGGGACTCTTTCCATTATTGGCACCAGCAGCAACAAAAGCCTGTCGGTTCCGGAAAAACTGTATGCCCCGGTTGTCGCTGGCCCAGGAAACAGACTGCTCAAAATATGGAACAATGCTTTTGACGAATACCTTATCCACGACGAAAAGGTATTTCATTTGCAAAGAAAGAGGTTTGATGAGAGGATTCCCGGCCTTTCTGCAGTTTATGTGGAGACGGCAAAGAGATGGTTTGGGTTTGGCAACAAAGGCGAGATTGTAAGCATGGAGACTGCTTCTGCTGAGCTGGTCCAGGCAGCGAAGGCTATCGCTGAAGGTGAAGGACTTATTGCTTCAGGATTTAAATCTTCAGGAATCAGAAAGCTTAAAGAAGGAATAGCCATCTCCCCTTTATACGTTCGGCTATACTTTAATTTTTACCAAAACTTAAAAAAAGAAGGTTTAAGCCATGCCGAGCTGGCAGAGCTACTCCTCTTTCATCAACGAAAGTTAATCGATATGGACAGAACGATAATAGTTTTCGGAATAAAAGGCAAAGATGTGCCCGGGGGGAGGATGGTTGAAAAGCTTACCAACGCCGATGGCCCGGCAGCTTTAGCTGGACTGCGGGCAGGAGACATCATAGAGGCAGTTGATGGTATTGCTATTACCAACGGTAACGAGCTTTCACTTGTACTGGAAAGCAAACCGGTCGGCTCGAGCTTTGAGCTGACAATAAGACGGCAGGGGCAAGCACACCAGGTCAAAATCTCTCCAGCGGTCAGTTTTGCCGACCATCTTTCACTTGTCAGAGCGGCCAGAAGGTTTCTTGAATACGGTTTTTTAGCTTTTAACTCCGGTTACCCCGACCTGACACTTGCTGCTGCTGGAAAGATTCGTACTCTTAGAGAAGAATACCCGGCAACCTTAACTGATGACGGCTGGGAGAATGTGATGAAAGGGGCGCTGGCGCTGGAGGCGATGGTCATGGCGTATCAGGGAGAGGTCGATATGGCCTACGAGCATCTGCTTGAAAAGGGCGGGCTGGTTCACCAGGGCAATACATTTGCGGCGTATTATATCCTTAATTATCCCGATTACTGGTTCCCTCTTTTTGCCGACCCGAGAAGACTCGCCTTCCTGCTGGATAAAAAACCAGAGGAATTAACCAAGCCATCGACAAGTCGGGTAGCTCCCCAACCTTACCGAGACCTGACAGGCCGGCTTGTTCAACCAGTAAGCAGCCCGGAGCGACTGGAACAAATACCTCATACTACACCGCCCCCCCGCCAGCCGGTATCAGAAGAGCAACGACCAAAAGGGCGGGTGCTGGACTGACAGCCGCAGTTCTGGAGGAAATTGTTACTGAGCGACGAGGCGGAACGGGCTATAAAGGGCAGATGATTTTACAAGACAGAAAAGTAAGGGAGAAATCATGATGAAAGGCGAAAGTCGGGACGGAATATTTACTAAAGGTGTCCTGCTTGCCCTTTTCCTGATCCTGGCTGTTGCCGGGGCTGGATGTACAACAGTGGAAAAGACAAGACAGACCGTAAATGATGCGCCGAACCGTTTGGACCAGAATGAAAGTGACGAGGAGCTGGTTGTTCGCTACCGGTCCGGGGCGGAACAGGGGGAGGCCGATGCTCGCTATCGTCTGGGAGAACTCTACAAGGAAGGCCGTGGCGTTGCTCAGGATGATGCTGAGGCTGTCAAATGGTTCGGCCTTGCCGCCGAACAAGGGCATGCAGGGGCGCAGAACGCCCTGGGTGTGATGTATGACCACGGAAGAGGCGTTGAAAAAGACTACGAAGAAGCATTGAAATGGTATCGAAAGGCCGCCGATCAGGGATATGTAAGGGCTCAAAACAATCTGGGTTTTAGCTATACTAGAGGAAGAGGCGTTGAGAAAGACGATAAAGAAGCAGTGAAATGGTATCGGAAAGCTGCCGATCAGGGACATGCAAGAGCCCAGAGAAATCTGGGCTGGATGTATGCTAACGGGAGAGGCGTTGAAAAAGACGATAAAGTAGCGGTGGAATGGTATCGAAAGGCCGCTGATCAGGGAAATGCAGTAGCTCAATCAAATCTGGGCTGGATGTATGCTACCGGAAGAGGCGTTGAAAAAGACGACAAAGAAGCGGTGAAATGGTATCGAAAAGCCGCCGATCAGGGAAATGCAGTGGCTCAATCAAATCTGGGCTTTAGTTATCTAAATGGTAGCGGTGTGAAACAAAGCGACAGAGAAGCCTTGAACTGGTTACGCCAGGCGGCCAGGCAGGGTAACGACCGCGCGCGGAAAGAAGTTGAAGAACGCTTTAACTATGATGCCATGGATGACGATACTCCTGTTGCGTACGAGGATCACCTCAAGGCTCACTCTCTGGAGCTGCTTGATTGGGTCGGAAACGTTTCGGCAAGCGATGATGGCAAGCGTATAGTGACAAAGTTTCAGAAAAAGGGAGGAACCCGTCACGACTATGTCGGCGCCAGTGTTTGGGAGTACGATGCCCGGAAAGAATCGTTTGTAAAGCACCCCTTCCGGTTTCTCCACAAGACGGAGCGAAACTTTGATGTCGCCCTGTCACCGGACGGCACGCTCATGGCCTATAGCGATTTGGAGAACAGGGTTGTCCTGGTCGACCTGGAGAGGAACCATATTATACGAACAATAACCCATCTTGGAGATGTAATGTATGGTTTGGCAATAAGCCATGCCAATGAAAGGCTTGCACTGTCCTATAGTGATAAAGACTTTGGCGATAAGAAAATATCTGCATATTCGACAAAAGAAGGTAAATTTTTACATATGGCCTTGGTGCCGGAAAACCACAGTGTAAGAAAAATGGTTTTTATTCAAGATGGTAGCTTGGTCGTTGAATATTCCGTTGATGATGAAAGCCGTAAAATCAACCCATGCCGTGTACGTATCTACAACGATCAATTAAAGCGATCCAAAGAGATTTCTTACGTAAGGCGTCACGGGAGTGATTACACTCACGATGATGAATGGTCTATTGCCGGCATATTACCTGATGGAAACCGCCTGGCGCTTTACCATCATGGTTCTGATAGTTCAGATGATTCGGAAAACGGAATTTATAATGTACGGTCGATGGAATGGGAAGTATCTGGCCTGCCTTTTCTGGGCAAGATGGTTTTTGGCCCGCCTGATCATTTTGTGTCAGATAAAAAAGAGTACATATTGCAAGACGATAAAGTTTTATTGCTCCAGGAAGCCCCGGTTAAAATTGCTCGTAGCGGAAATGTAGTCTATGTGGTTGAGGCTGGTCATTGGGTGTTTTTATCTGAAGACCGGCAATTCGTCATGGAGCCTGCTTCCGATGAACTTGTTAAGGCCATGAAGGTGCTCGGAGAAGGC
It includes:
- a CDS encoding tyrosine-type recombinase/integrase; its protein translation is MNLQEQEQFNRLYEKHLKTLKLQGKAQKTIEAYARAVRRVSSHFNCCPDNLRPENLQDYFADLVETHSWSTIKIDRNGLQHFWKFVLKKEWEWVEIVKPPKVNTLPDILTPDEIQRIISATQTDRYRVFLLTTYSMGLRLGETLALEVGDIDAKRQKVHIRQGKGNKDRLVPLPDLT
- a CDS encoding PDZ domain-containing protein, yielding MINRQMLSRLTFVFCLVFSLFLGVSGCSTQQVHVQKSDIAKSQPQPAPEVAPSQTKDEQQSVLYQEYITPDRLASAIDQFWHKFSGDGGTVVTSRLADDDNEKILWRYDQKLGAYVKSDIELERDIYSHTLSYDGSILAYNYREPKPSSSLVLLFTADGSKKMIELENVRTRELSMAFSRDGAYLAIGAFNRNRVKVFDVETLEKVGSLSTPRMDDVRLPGPYFSPDTKTVIVNEWRPSNDTSTNDISIGTIYSFPGLVRIRSYEEKGGLYGFSSEGDYLFFAPPRGTLSIIGTSSNKSLSVPEKLYAPVVAGPGNRLLKIWNNAFDEYLIHDEKVFHLQRKRFDERIPGLSAVYVETAKRWFGFGNKGEIVSMETASAELVQAAKAIAEGEGLIASGFKSSGIRKLKEGIAISPLYVRLYFNFYQNLKKEGLSHAELAELLLFHQRKLIDMDRTIIVFGIKGKDVPGGRMVEKLTNADGPAALAGLRAGDIIEAVDGIAITNGNELSLVLESKPVGSSFELTIRRQGQAHQVKISPAVSFADHLSLVRAARRFLEYGFLAFNSGYPDLTLAAAGKIRTLREEYPATLTDDGWENVMKGALALEAMVMAYQGEVDMAYEHLLEKGGLVHQGNTFAAYYILNYPDYWFPLFADPRRLAFLLDKKPEELTKPSTSRVAPQPYRDLTGRLVQPVSSPERLEQIPHTTPPPRQPVSEEQRPKGRVLD
- a CDS encoding SEL1-like repeat protein, whose amino-acid sequence is MMKGESRDGIFTKGVLLALFLILAVAGAGCTTVEKTRQTVNDAPNRLDQNESDEELVVRYRSGAEQGEADARYRLGELYKEGRGVAQDDAEAVKWFGLAAEQGHAGAQNALGVMYDHGRGVEKDYEEALKWYRKAADQGYVRAQNNLGFSYTRGRGVEKDDKEAVKWYRKAADQGHARAQRNLGWMYANGRGVEKDDKVAVEWYRKAADQGNAVAQSNLGWMYATGRGVEKDDKEAVKWYRKAADQGNAVAQSNLGFSYLNGSGVKQSDREALNWLRQAARQGNDRARKEVEERFNYDAMDDDTPVAYEDHLKAHSLELLDWVGNVSASDDGKRIVTKFQKKGGTRHDYVGASVWEYDARKESFVKHPFRFLHKTERNFDVALSPDGTLMAYSDLENRVVLVDLERNHIIRTITHLGDVMYGLAISHANERLALSYSDKDFGDKKISAYSTKEGKFLHMALVPENHSVRKMVFIQDGSLVVEYSVDDESRKINPCRVRIYNDQLKRSKEISYVRRHGSDYTHDDEWSIAGILPDGNRLALYHHGSDSSDDSENGIYNVRSMEWEVSGLPFLGKMVFGPPDHFVSDKKEYILQDDKVLLLQEAPVKIARSGNVVYVVEAGHWVFLSEDRQFVMEPASDELVKAMKVLGEGLEMVKTGFYEPGAAKMQEAITMYPAADQLDRTNLYADLADNNVPLKYIGGLLLTQYEELLKDEALDQKQAIAKAVERLRIYGLFASNAGHPELARQAAGRIRFLQGRYPEAAPWDQLLKNAVVLEALSLAAIEFPDKAMTIF